One Urocitellus parryii isolate mUroPar1 chromosome 9, mUroPar1.hap1, whole genome shotgun sequence DNA segment encodes these proteins:
- the LOC144257054 gene encoding olfactory receptor 1F1: MRGTNQSSVSEFLLLGLSRQPQQQRLLFLLFLIMYLATVLGNLLIILAISTDSRLHTPMYFFLSNLSLVDICFSSTTVPKMLANHILGTQTISFSGCLTQMYFVFMFVDMDNFLLAVMAYDRFVAVCHPLHYTTKMTHGLCVLLVAGSWVIANLNVLLHTLLMARLSFCADNAIPHFFCDVTPLLRLSCSDTHLNELMILTEGALIMITPFVCILASYIHITCAVLRVPSTRGRWKAFSTCSSHLAVVSLFYGTIIAVYFNPSSSHSAEKDPAATVLYTVVTPMLNPFIYSLRNRDLKGALRKAVGGRTCSL, translated from the coding sequence ATGAGAGGCACAAACCAGTCGAGCGTCTCCGAGTTCCTCCTCCTGGGACTCTCCAGGCAGCCCCAGCAGCAGCGgctcctcttcctgctcttcctgatCATGTACCTGGCCACGGTCCTGGgaaacctgctcatcatcctggccatcAGCACGGACTCCCGCctgcacacccccatgtacttcttcctcagcaaCCTGTCCCTTGTGGATATCTGCTTCTCCTCCACCACTGTCCCCAAGATGCTGGCCAATCACATCCTAGGGACGCAGACCATCTCCTTCTCTGGGTGTCTCACACAgatgtattttgttttcatgtttgtgGACATGGACAATTTCCTCCTGGccgtgatggcctatgaccgctttgTTGCTGTATGCCACCCCTTACATTACACAACCAAGATGACCCATGGGCTCTGTGTCCTGCTGGTGGCTGGATCTTGGGTCATCGCCAACCTGAACGTCCTCTTGCACACTCTGCTGATGGCCAGGCTCTCGTTCTGTGCAGACAATGCCATCCcccacttcttctgtgatgtgACTCCCCTCCTGAGACTCTCCTGCTCAGACACACACCTCAATGAGCTGATGATTCTCACTGAGGGCGCCCTGATCATGATCACCCCGTTTGTGTGCATCCTGGCTTCCTACATCCACATCACCTGTGCTGTGCTGAGAGTCCCCTCCACAAGGGGGAGGTggaaagccttctccacctgcagcTCCCACCTGGCTGTGGTCTCCCTCTTCTATGGCACCATCATCGCTGTGTATTTcaacccctcctcctcccactcagCTGAGAAAGACCCTGCAGCCACCGTGCTGTACACAGTGGtgacccccatgctgaaccctttcatctacagcctgaggaacagggactTGAAAGGGGCTCTAAGAAAAGCGGTGGGCGGGAGGACATGTTCTTTGTGA
- the LOC113180376 gene encoding olfactory receptor 1F1 has product MRGTNQSSVSEFLLLGLSRQPQQQRLLFLLFLIMYLATVLGNLLIILAISTDSHLHTPMYFFLSNLSLVDICFSSTTVPKMLANHILGTQTISFSGCLTQMYFLCVFADMDNFLLAVMAYDRFVAVCHPLHYTTKMTHGLCVLLVAGSWVIANLNALLHTLLMARLLFCADNAIPHFFCDVTPLLRLSCSDTHLNELMILTEGALIMITPFVCILASYIHITCAVLRVPSTRGRWKAFSTCSSHLAVVSLFYGTIIAVYFNPSSSHSAEKDPAATVLYTVVTPMLNPFIYSLRNRDLKGL; this is encoded by the coding sequence ATGAGAGGCACAAACCAGTCGAGCGTCTCCGAGTTCCTCCTCCTGGGACTCTCCAGGCAGCCCCAGCAGCAGCGgctcctcttcctgctcttcctgatCATGTACCTGGCCACGGTCCTGGgaaacctgctcatcatcctggccatcAGCACGGACTCCCACctgcacacccccatgtacttcttcctcagcaaCCTGTCCCTTGTGGATATCTGCTTCTCCTCCACCACTGTCCCCAAGATGCTGGCCAATCACATCCTAGGGACTCAGACCATCTCCTTCTCTGGGTGTCTCACACAGatgtattttctttgtgtgtttgctGACATGGACAATTTCCTTCTGGccgtgatggcctatgaccgctttgTTGCTGTATGCCACCCCTTACATTACACAACCAAGATGACCCATGGGCTCTGTGTCCTGCTGGTGGCTGGATCTTGGGTCATCGCCAACCTGAATGCTCTGCTGCACACTCTGCTGATGGCCAGGCTCTTGTTCTGTGCAGACAATGCCATCCcccacttcttctgtgatgtgACTCCCCTCCTGAGACTCTCCTGCTCAGACACACACCTCAATGAGCTGATGATTCTCACTGAGGGCGCCCTGATCATGATCACCCCGTTTGTGTGCATCCTGGCTTCCTACATCCACATCACCTGTGCTGTGCTGAGAGTCCCCTCCACAAGGGGGAGGTggaaagccttctccacctgcagcTCCCACCTGGCTGTGGTCTCCCTCTTCTATGGCACCATCATCGCTGTGTATTTcaacccctcctcctcccactcagCTGAGAAAGACCCTGCAGCCACCGTGCTGTACACAGTGGtgacccccatgctgaacccttttatctacagcctgaggaacagggactTGAAGGGGCTCTAA
- the LOC113180413 gene encoding olfactory receptor 1f45-like — protein MRGTNQSSVSEFLLLGLSRQPQQQRLLFLLFLIMYLATVLGNLLIILAISTDSHLHTPMYFFLSNLSLVDICFSSTTVPKMLANHILGTQTISFSGCLTQMYFLCVFADMDNFLLAVMAYDRFVAVCHPLHYTTKMTHGLCVLLVAGSWVIANLNALLHTLLMARLLFCADNAIPHFFCDVTPLLRLSCSDTHLNELTILFEAGLLMIAPFICILVSYILIVYAVLRVPSTRGMWKAFSTCSSHLAVVFLFYGTIISLYFNPSSSHSAEKDPAATVLYTVVTPMLNPFIYSLRNRDLKGALKKVVTMKLLSTQK, from the coding sequence ATGAGAGGCACAAACCAGTCGAGCGTCTCCGAGTTCCTCCTCCTGGGACTCTCCAGGCAGCCCCAGCAGCAGCGgctcctcttcctgctcttcctgatCATGTACCTGGCCACGGTCCTGGgaaacctgctcatcatcctggccatcAGCACGGACTCCCACctgcacacccccatgtacttcttcctcagcaaCCTGTCCCTTGTGGATATCTGCTTCTCCTCCACCACTGTCCCCAAGATGCTGGCCAATCACATCCTAGGGACGCAGACCATCTCCTTCTCTGGGTGTCTCACACAGatgtattttctttgtgtgtttgctGACATGGACAATTTCCTTCTGGccgtgatggcctatgaccgctttgTTGCTGTATGCCACCCCTTACATTACACAACCAAGATGACCCATGGGCTCTGTGTCCTGCTGGTGGCTGGATCTTGGGTCATCGCCAACCTGAATGCTCTGCTGCACACTCTGCTGATGGCCAGGCTCTTGTTCTGTGCAGACAATGCCATCCcccacttcttctgtgatgtgACTCCCCTCCTGAGACTCTCCTGCTCAGACACACACCTCAATGAACTGACAATTCTTTTTGAAGCAGGGCTATTAATGATAGCTCCATTTATTTGCATCCTGGTGTCATATATTCTTATTGTTTACGCTGTGCTGAGAGTCCCCTCCACAAGGGGAATGTGGAAAGCCTTCTCTACCTGCAGCTCCCACTTGGCTGTAGTTTTTCTCTTCTATGGCACCATCATATCTTTGTATTTcaacccctcctcctcccactcagCTGAGAAAGACCCTGCAGCCACCGTGCTGTACACAGTGGtgacccccatgctgaaccctttcatctacagcctgaggaacagggactTGAAAGGGGCCCTTAAAAAAGTGGTTACCATGAAACTTTTATCTACTCAAAAATAA